The Ancylobacter sp. IITR112 genome window below encodes:
- a CDS encoding nucleotidyl transferase AbiEii/AbiGii toxin family protein, translating into MHQTFIEILRSTVDERRALFSTVAAELETRAENIEKDLYVCWVLDFLFNRRPADPIGLYFKGGTSLSKAYGLIRRFSEDIDIGIYKADLKVPLEADIAALPSVTQQQKTLAEQVDEAAGRYISGPLKELLAKEITAVEEEADQTCHFSLGFGYDAYRRREALDILVIGYKSVFDTSGGYIEAAVRIEGGARPDPIPAEPREIVPYIASEMRPGLDLTVRGVTTVKPERTFWEKVLILHAMTETTEKRTLEANPERKAPDLNRYSRHYYDVHQIWTHPDYGVATANMRDLAEASRRHKELMFRAPDHRYDRAVPGNYRLVPTEAMRKKLAADYDRMSAMIFGEPPTFDDVMTSIEALEQYLNSAPDSAVIGPAS; encoded by the coding sequence ATGCATCAGACGTTCATTGAAATCCTTCGCTCCACCGTCGATGAGCGCCGGGCGCTGTTTTCAACCGTCGCGGCCGAACTGGAAACGCGAGCCGAGAATATCGAGAAGGACCTCTATGTCTGCTGGGTGCTCGACTTCCTGTTCAACAGGCGACCCGCCGACCCCATCGGTCTCTACTTCAAGGGCGGCACCAGCCTCAGTAAGGCATATGGTCTGATCCGGCGCTTTTCCGAAGATATCGACATCGGCATCTACAAAGCCGACTTGAAGGTGCCGCTCGAGGCGGACATAGCCGCCCTCCCCTCCGTGACGCAGCAACAGAAGACCTTGGCCGAGCAGGTCGACGAGGCCGCAGGCCGATATATTTCCGGCCCACTCAAGGAACTGCTGGCCAAGGAAATCACCGCCGTCGAAGAAGAAGCCGACCAAACATGCCATTTCTCTCTCGGCTTCGGCTACGACGCCTACCGAAGAAGGGAAGCGCTCGACATTCTGGTCATCGGCTACAAGAGCGTGTTTGATACCAGCGGCGGCTATATCGAGGCAGCGGTGCGTATCGAAGGCGGCGCCCGCCCCGATCCCATCCCGGCCGAGCCTCGGGAGATCGTGCCTTACATCGCATCGGAAATGAGACCGGGACTCGATCTCACGGTTCGCGGCGTCACAACCGTCAAGCCGGAACGGACCTTTTGGGAAAAGGTCCTCATCCTCCATGCGATGACAGAGACGACCGAGAAGCGAACTCTCGAGGCAAACCCGGAGCGGAAGGCACCCGATCTCAATCGGTACTCACGCCACTACTATGACGTCCACCAGATATGGACCCATCCTGACTATGGGGTAGCGACCGCAAACATGCGGGATCTCGCCGAAGCCAGCCGTCGGCACAAGGAGCTGATGTTTCGTGCGCCGGACCATCGGTATGATCGCGCCGTTCCAGGCAACTATCGACTCGTACCGACTGAGGCCATGCGTAAGAAACTGGCCGCGGACTACGATCGTATGTCAGCCATGATCTTCGGTGAACCGCCTACCTTCGACGACGTGATGACGAGTATCGAGGCGCTCGAACAATATCTCAACTCTGCTCCAGACTCAGCGGTAATTGGACCTGCTTCATGA
- a CDS encoding IS3 family transposase (programmed frameshift), producing MRKSRFSEEQIIGILKEHQAGIPVVDLCRKHGISDATFYTWRTKYGGMEVSDARNLKALEEENRKLKKLLAESMLDVATLREALGKKLLTPSSRRKVVTWAIEEKGYSQRRACGLIGIEPKTYRYASTRGDDTALRQRLRELASLRRRFGYRRLLILLRREGKEINHKKLFRLYREERLSVRRRGGRKRALGTRAPMTLPQAPNQRWSLDFVSDVLADGRRFRVLVIVDDFTRECLALVADTSLSSHRVVRELDAIIQRRGKPLMVVSDNGTELTSHAVLRWQQDTGVEWHYIAPGKPVQNAFVESLNGRFRDECLNEHLFQGLPMARRIIEAWRIDYNGHRPHTSLGGLTPNEFAARSRQDHNQNGFWL from the exons CTTCTACACGTGGCGCACGAAGTACGGCGGGATGGAGGTGTCCGACGCCCGCAACCTTAAGGCGCTCGAGGAGGAAAACCGGAAGCTGAAGAAGCTTCTGGCCGAGTCGATGCTCGACGTAGCCACTCTCCGCGAGGCTCTTGGAA AAAAACTTCTGACGCCCAGTTCCCGGAGGAAGGTCGTGACCTGGGCGATCGAGGAGAAGGGCTACTCGCAGCGGCGTGCGTGCGGCCTCATCGGCATCGAGCCGAAGACCTATCGCTACGCCTCGACGCGAGGCGACGATACCGCGCTCCGCCAGCGCCTTCGTGAGCTGGCGAGCTTGCGTCGGCGGTTCGGCTATCGGCGTCTGCTGATCCTGCTTCGGCGAGAGGGCAAGGAGATCAACCACAAGAAGCTCTTCAGGCTCTACCGCGAGGAGCGGCTGTCGGTGCGCCGTCGCGGCGGACGCAAGCGAGCGCTTGGCACGCGAGCGCCGATGACCTTGCCGCAGGCACCCAACCAGCGATGGAGCCTGGACTTCGTCTCCGATGTGCTCGCGGACGGACGCCGGTTCCGCGTGCTGGTGATCGTCGACGACTTCACCCGGGAGTGCCTGGCGCTCGTGGCCGACACGTCGCTGTCGAGCCACCGGGTCGTACGGGAGCTGGACGCCATCATCCAACGTCGTGGCAAGCCGCTCATGGTCGTCAGCGACAACGGCACCGAACTGACCTCGCACGCGGTCCTGCGTTGGCAGCAGGACACAGGTGTCGAGTGGCACTACATCGCTCCCGGCAAGCCGGTTCAGAACGCCTTCGTCGAGAGCCTGAACGGCCGCTTCCGCGACGAATGTCTGAACGAGCACCTGTTCCAGGGCTTGCCGATGGCACGTCGGATCATCGAAGCTTGGCGGATCGACTACAACGGCCACCGGCCTCACACGAGCCTCGGCGGCCTTACCCCAAACGAGTTCGCAGCCCGGTCCAGGCAGGACCACAACCAGAACGGATTCTGGTTATGA